ACCTTCACCGCTCACCTCAACTTCACATCAGCCACGCCCCACTGGCTCCACTCCAGCCCACCTGCCTCCAAAGGGCCTGCATGGGGGCCTGGCCTGGGTAAAAGCGGTCATTGGTCCTGGAAGGCCAGGTGCGGGTCTTTATTTGGCTCCCAGGGCCCATCTCCCCAGGATCCCTGAACTACCTGGATGCTCATCCCCCTAGCCTGGAAGGAGGGTCCGCTGGAAGCCAATCCTGCCTAGCCTGTGGCTCCCTGAACGTCGGTCCTGGCTGGGGAGGCGGTTCTGCCAGACAACCCAgagtgccccccgcccccccgcgccCTGCAGGTGCAGCTGGACGATGCTGACTGGATGGGGTCCATAGCCCGCTGGAAACTGTTGCCTGATAAAGTTGGGGGGTCAGGATGACCTGGGGAACCTCTCCTGCCTGCCTTCCCTGGGAGGTGACAGGCTACTGAATGTGAcatggaggtggggatggggcatACCCGTGTGTCATTCAGTCACACCTGGCGGAGATGCTACTTGGTCTGATTGTCTGAGGAAAAGCTGCTCTGCCATGCCTTAGAGGGGGCACCGTCCCCTGACTGTATCTGGTTACATACGGCCTCATTGTACCAGGACCAGACGGAGGCCGAGCACATGCGGGTATGAGGTGCGGGCCTGTTTGTACTAGGTTTTCACCCTGTACCTGATGACACtttttcggggggggggggtgtctcacactgtcttttttttaaatttaatttttattggagtatagttgctttactatgttgtgttagcttctactgcacagcaaaatgaatcagccacacgtatacatatatcccctccattTAGGACACTACAGTGCGTTAGGCAGCGCTCCCTGCGCTATAGATATGCTCCcatcagttttctattttatacatagcatcagtagtgtatatgcgtccatcccaaactcccaattcctcccacccctcccccacactgCGGGGGACCCCCGTATCTGacagcagggtgtgtgtgtgatctCGAACTGTAtgtgactggggtggggggcgctATCCCGCTGACAGCCTTTGAGGGTGCCGCTTCCCAAGCCGGGGAGACCTGCTAGAAGGGAGGTCATCCCCTCCTCCTTCACTGGGGAAGGGAATCAACACGAACTGCCCAGGCTGCATGCAGTGGGGGGACAGGGGATCCCAGGGTGGGCAAGCAACCTTCTCATCCGACAGGACTGGTCAGGAAGGGGCGCCCGTCGTGAGTGAGCCCGCCAGGTGGCCCTGCCCTGGCCCACACAGCTATACCCATGATCACGAAGACTTTATTCCTTTGCCTGTTTCCTTTCATGGGTCTGCACACCCCTGAACTGTGGACCGGGCAGTGGCcactcccagccagctgtggagAAGCCAGCAGCGTGCCTCCCCTCACATTTGCCTACCAAATGCCTGCCCTAAGGGAGGGAGGGGCGCTTATCCCACCCAGGCCGATGACTCAGCAGGAATCCCGCGCTTTGGcagctgacctctgacctctgacaCAGCGTCAAAGCCTCCAGGCACGGCCCTCAGGGCTCTAGTGGGCTCCCTTACCAGGGGCCTCCACCGGAAGTCTTTCCCACAGGGCAGGCCTGGGGTTTCATCCGGAGGGAAGGATCTGGGGCGAGCGCACAAGGTGAACGGACCCTGCGCCAGGGAGACAGAGGCATTAGGCTgaggggaggaggatgggggtgAGATCCCGGCAGGGGAGGCTCATGGTTTGGAAGTGGGTGAGCTGCAGTTTTCCGGTGCACACTGCAGGGCCAGACGGGGTTACTGAACCCCAGGGAGTTAGGCTGACTGGGCCGGGTGTCCCATCCACCCACCCCAGTCCAGGGACTTGGGCGCCGGGGAATCGGGGCTTTCTGCTCGCCCCTGCACCCTACGGCGCGAACCAGACCGAGCCCTGGCCACTCGGGCCACCCACAGGCCATGGCGGCCTAGAAGGGGCGCCCCAGGGAAGGGTCCAGGCCAGGCCCGGCACCCTCTCCAGACTCCAGCTAGGCCGCGAGGGCGGGAGCAAGTCGGGCCAGCCGGGGCTGGCTCGACCCGGGCCCGACGCCTCTTCCCCGCTCGGCTCCTCCTGGGCCGGCGTCGAGCGAGGGCGCCCGCGTCCACACCGGCACACGCGGCCGCGGCGCCCCCTCGCCCCCAGCTCGGGCAGACCCGCCCGACCCCCGTGCACGCGGCCGCGCTTGCGCTCCCACCGCCCCGCTCTGGGTTGCGAGGACCCGGCCCAGGTGCGGGCCGGCGGGCCGCCCAGGTGAGGCCGCGCGGGGGGGCGCCGGTGGCGCCGACCCCGCCCCACCCTGCCGGCCCGGCCGCGGCCTCCCCCTCCCGCGCGGCCCGCCCGGCTGGAGCCCGGGGAGGGGGCCCTACCTGGCCAGGTGCGCGGGGTCTCGGGACAAGGGCAGCAGGAGCCGACCGCCGCCCAGCGGCCTCGCGGTCCGGTCGGTCCGGCAGCCACTCCCTGCCGCGGTCCGCCCGCCGCGCGGCCTGATTCACGcttccgcccccgccccgccccgcccgccgtcCCTGCCGTCTGCCTGCCCGGGCAGCACCTGGGGGCGGAGCGGCCCCACCCGCGGCGCGCCCGCATTCCTCCGccggccgcccgcccgccgccgcccccgggACCCCCGCCCGCGCCCCGGCTCCCCCGGACCCCCGCCCGCGCCCCGGACCCGGCCGTGCCCCCCGGCGGCGCACCCCGGGACCCCGGCCCGCTACCCCTGGAGACCGCTAAGACCCCGACTTCCAGGGCCCCGCGCCCCCAAGCGCCCATCTGTTCGCCGAAGGCTTAAGGTCCCTGAGCCCGACCCCTGAACCCTCGCCCCGGAAGTCAGGGTGACTCGGAAGTTCCGGCTCAGTCGCTAGGAAACGGGCCAGCCCCACGCGGGGGGCGGCGCTTCTGGCCTCGCCTACTGGCTGCGGAAGGCAGGTGAAGCAGGTGAGACGGTGGAGGCGGCGCCGAGCCCcgggcagggcagggcctggggacctgTGAGCACAGGGGCCCCGCACCACACCCGGACGTCCCCCACCCCGACGCCCGCACAGACACGCCCCCATACTCGGATGCCCATAAGTACctgggaccccccccccaccccgggcacACAGGGACCCTGACCGCAGATCCCCGACACACGCCGACCTCACACACGTATAGGAAAAGCACTGCACCCAAGGGACCTTCCTTCCCACACGTGTCCCCTCCCAGTCCCCTCCCAGACCAATCCCGGCACCGAGCCCCCTCCACATAATTGGACCCCACTGGCACGCCCACGCTCACGCGTAACAGACACTGACTGCACGGGGTCCTCTGCACACACCTGTGGGCAGGGGACTCTACAGGCACACAGTGACCTGCACACACAAGGGATGCCACACGCACACTGAACGCCCACATACATAGGACCCCCCCCGTGCACATAGAACCCTGCATCCATACAGGACCCTACAAGCACACCAAGTCCTGCGCCTGCTATACTCGGGCACATGCCAGTTTCCACACACACAGGACGCGCTGCATGCACGGGGGGTCCCTCATGCACTGACCCCCACAGAACCCTGCAACATACAGGATACTACATGAGCACTGAGAGTCCTTCACGAACCGGGGACCCTGCATTACCGACCCCCACACGGACGTGGGACCCTGCAAGCACTCTGAGCCCCACATGCTCCTtccgtgtgcatgtgtgcacacacatgcacagacacacacggaAGCCCTCAGCTGCCCCTAGGTGCCTCGGTCCCCCCAGCGTCCCCCGCAAACACTTCAGATCCCTACTCAGAACCCACCGCCTGCGGGCTGGCCTCCCGAGGAAATGAATTCTGGGGTCAACTGAGTGGACTAGGGAGAGGGGTGTTGCTTCCAGGCCCTGACAACACCACCTGCTGAGGCCAAGACGAGAGAGGTTGGGCATGCCCGGtgtgggcagggggcggggggcgttTGTCAGTGTCTGGCGGTGGTGCTGAGGACAGTGGGGGCTGAGGACAGTGGGGGCGTGGAGGCTTCAGCAAGGCAGGGTTGGTTCAGGCTTGTGTTTAGGATGAAGCTGGTCCAGCTGGCAGCCCAGTAGTTTGGAGCAGGGAGATGCGTACCCGACATCGACCCTGGGGTGAGGATGGGTGAGCCAGGGTGGAGGGGCCAGGGGAATGAGGGCAAGGGGGACAAGCTGTGGCCAGATGTTCTTGCCAGGCATTCCCACTCAGGCTGCtggacacacacaccccaggaaccagGGGCAGGCGGGTGGGCCAGGAAGCCGGCAGGAAGCTGTGTTGTCGGGGTGATCCTGTGTTCCCCAGTTCGGCACCTGCTGTCCGTCCACACAGGTCCAAGCCAGTGTGTGATGCTGCCCCTACTGCCTGCCACTCTGACCACACCCTCCCTGACCTTTCCTACTCACCCCCAGGAGAATGAGCAGTAAGAAGCAGGGACCCAAAGCTGCGTCAGGGAAGTGGCAGACGTCCTTCCACAGAGCCAAGCCAAGAGCCGCTGCTGGTGAGTGTGAGCCCTCTGACGTCCAACCCTGCTCAAACTCTGATTTGTGACACATGCTATGCAGCCACCCAGGGACAGTCCTTCCGGGAAGACCTTTCTCTCTGAGAATGGCCTTCAGGGGATCTCTGAGTCAGGCTTGAGTGTGGTAGACTGAGAATTCAGAGCTCAGATGTCCATTCCAGACCCTGACCCTGAGTCTTGTACCCCTGGGGCTGGGACTGTGGTTGGGGTCCCGGGGACAGTGTTCAGAGGAACATGGCTTTAGGACACATGGAGATGGGAAGCAGGCCCATGTGGGCTGAATATAGGTTCTGAAACAGGGCAGGGCTTGAGTTAATGTTGGGAATTCTCAGACTAAGCATGTGGTCCACTCTGACCCTCTGCTCCACCTAGGCTATCCTGTGCTTTTTCTTGTCTGCTGCTGCTCCCTCAGGCCATCCTCTCTTTAGCCACTTCCAGGCTGAAACGTGACAGCTTGTCCTTGGCCTCCTGGTCCTGCTATGGGCCAGGAAGGGCATCTCCTCCCATGTCCACCCCTACCCATTGTCACTCTTCTTCTCTGAGTCCCATTTCTTCTCCGTCACGACACTCATCTGAGTTCTTTGCTAAGCTGCCAGCACCTTCCAGGCTGCGGCTCCGGGTCCTCCCAGCGCCCAGGCCTGTACTGGGGTCTGTGCTTGCTAAGAGAGCCCCACACCCTGTTGCTCTGCTGCAGCCCCTCTGCTTGGAGTGGGCCTGGACCCCAGAGGCCTCCCAGATCCCAAGATCTGGAGGGAGGGTGGCGACTGCTCTTCACACCAAGCCAGATTAGCCCCTAGCTCCCCAAAATAGCCCCAGCCGCATCTGAGGCGGCAGCTGTCCAGGAATGAGGATGACAGCCTCAGGCGCCACGTGCGGCTTCCGCCACCTCAAGCCCTAGGAACTGGCTCTGCAGTAGACAGGAGGCCGGGCCGGTGGGCCAGGAAACTGTgtcggggagggaggggggatgaCGGACCTCAGTTCTGCTACCTGCTGACTGTCCACCTGGGCCCTGGACCCAGCCCTCACCCCACACATGAGCACTGCGCTGGGCAGCTCCCGCCCCGGCCCACCTGGCCAGGATGCCTGGCTTCTCTGCAGAGAcacctctgcctcagtttccctaaacAAGCTCTCTCCTTGGGCTCCCTCTACCTGTCAAGCATTGGGCCAGCCCGAGAGGGCTTCCTGTGCAGCGGTCTTTGCCGTGCCCTGTGTGGTGGGCACCAGCCTCACTGTGCAGACGTGAAAGCGGGCCCACAGGTGTGCCGCGGCACACATCCACCGGGCTCCGGCCTCCTGGAGCCCTGCAGGACCTGTAGGTGGCCCGCAGGGTCACCACGCCCCCGGGGCTGGTCCGGAGCCTCCCGcacctccacaccccctccaggccTTACCCGGTCCTGGGTCCGAAGCGCCTCAAGGCCCTCGCTCCGCAGTTGCTCCAAGGCCATGGCCAGCTCCAGCCCCTCCACTTGCACCCAGGCCTGCTCCTCCCGGAGCTGCTGCGGCCACAGCTGCATCTGCAGCTGGACCCGCCGCCGCCGGTCCTCCAGCTGCAGCTGCTTCTGGGCCAGGCACAGCTGGACCTCGCGGAGCCTCAGCGGCTCGGGGCCCCAGCCCGGCGTGAGGCCGCCTGCCCCGCAGCCTTCCACGTCCGCAGCGGGGACCGGCgccagctcggaccccagagcgGTGGCCTTCTCCGGCCTCTTGGCTACCTGTGGCTGCTCTGGTCTGGCCACTCTGGGGTGTCCCTGGGGAGCCAGCTTGCTGCCAGTCACGTGCCCCGCAGGGGCCACCCCTGCCTCGTCCCGAGGGCCCCTTGGGGCAGGGGGCAGCGGCTTGGCCTCAGGGCCCTGCTGGCCCGTGGTCTTCTGTGCCCTGCCCGTCCTCCTGGCCCGGGGTTTGCGAGCTCGACTTCGTCTGCCAGACATGGCCCTGATCTGGCGCCTGTGTTACCAGGTGTCTGCTCCCCGGGGGCCCAGGCTCATCGGCTGGCCGGCCTCGATCAGGCGGGCTCAGAGGGCATCCCTGGGAGGCCACGACGGTGGGCCCTCTGCTCCTGCAGCCCCTCGTGTCTGCCCTTCCCCTTGGCTGGTGCCCACAGCGCCGAGGCTCTGGCCTGGGATCTGTCTGTGGGCCTCACAGCCCCACTCTGCACGCAGGCTGGGCCACGCCAGACAGTTTATAGGGACTCGGCGTCGCGGTGGCTCACCCGGCGTGAAGGCTGACTGACAGGCTGACACAGCGCAGGACTGTATGGGCACGGGCCTCTTTGGCCAGACTGGGAGGGAGACTGAGAGAAACTGGAGGAGGTGACTCTCGGCAGCCAGACCGCCGGCTGTGTGTAGCAACGAGTCTGGTCTTGCCCTGGGCGGGCACCGGTGCCCCACCACCCCTGTCCCACCCCGTCCACCCCCGGTCGCAGGAAACTCCAACTGCAGCCCACAGGGC
This DNA window, taken from Eubalaena glacialis isolate mEubGla1 chromosome 17, mEubGla1.1.hap2.+ XY, whole genome shotgun sequence, encodes the following:
- the LOC133077072 gene encoding uncharacterized protein LOC133077072; translation: MSGRRSRARKPRARRTGRAQKTTGQQGPEAKPLPPAPRGPRDEAGVAPAGHVTGSKLAPQGHPRVARPEQPQVAKRPEKATALGSELAPVPAADVEGCGAGGLTPGWGPEPLRLREVQLCLAQKQLQLEDRRRRVQLQMQLWPQQLREEQAWVQVEGLELAMALEQLRSEGLEALRTQDRVRPGGGVEVREAPDQPRGRGDPAGHLQVLQGSRRPEPGGCVPRHTCGPAFTSAQ